The DNA region ACATCAACCGCCATCAAGGAGGAAAGACCATGAATAAAACAGACAACTATATCGAATCCGACAAAGAGAGAGAAGAAGGCCACGTGGACACCCGTGAAAGAAACTTCGAGTGTGAAAACAAGGATCCTCACCTGGGCTGCAACCTGGGCATCGATGTGGCCGGATAAGATTTCAACCAATCTGGGATTCTGTCACGGCATCCCCATCCGGTCTGACTGATCTAACCTGGCAACCATTGCCATGACGGAACATTTACAGTAAGAAGACATCTTCCAGAGCGCATCGCTCTGGAAGATGTCTTTTAAGGACGTGGCGATGGATAAATCGATTGTTCTCGTGACCGGCGCCACCGGCTATGTAGGCGGCCGACTGATTCAAGCCCTGCTCGACGCCGGTTATCACGTACGGGCCATGGCTAGAAACGTGGGCAAAATGAATGCCCGGCCCTGGGCCAACCACCCCCGTCTTGAAGTGGTCCAGGCAGACATCTTCGACCCGGACTCCCTGACCCTGGCAGTCGCTGGCTGCCGGTGGGCCTTTTATCTCATTCACTCCATGATTGCCCGAAAAAGCCGGTATGTGAAGGCTGACCGCGAAGCGGCTCACAACATGGTCAAGGCAGCATCCGGGACCGGTTTGGAAAGGATCATCTATCTCGGCGGCCTGTCCGCCGGCAATAGAACACCGCTGAGCCAGCATTTGCAGTCCCGCACCGAAGTCGCCCGGATTCTGCAGAGTGGTCCGGTACCCACCACGGTACTGCGGGCTCCCATGATTCTGGGGTCCGGCAGCGCGTCCTTTGAGATTCTGCGCTACCTGGTGGAGCGCCTGCCCGCCATGACGACCCCCCGGTGGGTCAGGTCGCTGAACCAGCCCATTGCCATCCGGAATGTGATCGAGTACCTTGTGGGTTGCCTGCAGCACGATGAAACCAAGGGCCAAACCTTTGACATTGGCGGCCCCGACGTAATCACCTACCGTGAACTGCTGGACATTTATGCTCAGGAAGCCGGGTTGCCCAAACGGTTGATTATCCCCCTACCGGTGCTGACCCCGACCCTTAGTGCTTTGTGGATCCACCTGGTAAGCCCGGTTCCCAAATCGATCGCCCTGCCTTTGACCCAGGGTTTGACCAGCGATGCGGTCTGCAGCGACGATCGTATCCGGTCCATCATTCCGCAAAGGCTTTTAAGCAGCCGTGAAGCCATTCGGCTGGCCCTTGACCGCATCCAGCAGGAACGGGTGGATACCTGCTGGATGGATGCAGGCCATGTACCCGCACCTGAATGGGCCCACTGCGGTGATGCCGAATGGGCCGGGGGAACCATCATGCGCTGCGGTTACCGCGTTCGCTTGAAAGCGACCGCTCGCGATGTCTGGAAGGCGGTAAGCCGCATCGGCGGCAAGAACGGCTGGTATTTTGCCGACTTTCTTTGGCGGCTGCGCGGGTTCATGGACCGCCTGGTGGGGGGCGTCGGATTGCGGCGCGGACGCCGTCACCCCACGGAAATCGGCGTGGGCGACGTGCTCGATTTCTGGCGGGTACTGGACGTCAATCCGCCCCATAAGCTTGTGCTGACCGCTGAAATGAAAACCCCCGGAGAGGCCCTGCTCGAATTTGAGATCATACCGTCATCTAATGGAGAGGTTGAGTTTCGCATGCTCTCCCGCTTTCTACCCAAAGGTCTTTCCGGCATTCTTTATTGGTATGCCCTCTACCCGTTCCACGAGTGGATTTTTTACGGCATGCTCAAGTCGATAGCCAAGACTATTGGCAAGCCGATTACTGCAGGGCCGGAACGGTATTTTGCCAAACGCCATAAATAGAAAAGGAGATACCGATGAAAATAAAAGTCACATCGGCGATGGTGGCGACCTTCTTGCTGCTTTTGGGATGTCAATCCACCAAGCCCATATACACGGTCAACCATGTCGACTTGGAGCGGTTTATGGGTGACTGGTACGTGGTTGCCAGCATCCCTACATTCATCGAAACGGATGCCTACAATGCCATCGAGTCCTATCAGCTAAACGCTGACGGTACCATTGCCACGACGTTCACCTTCAACAAGGGTGGGTTCGATGGAAAGCTCAAAACCTACACCCCCAAAGGATTTGTGGTCGAGAACACCGGCAATGCCGTGTGGCAAATGCAGTTTATCTGGCCGTTCAAAGCGGAATACAGGGTTGTTTATCTTAGCGATGATTATGGACAGACCGTCATCGGACGATCCAAGCGGGACTACGTCTGGATTATGGCCAGAACACCATCCATCCCGCAAGATGATTACGATCGCATATTGACGTTTCTAAAAAATGAGGGGTATGCCCTTGACAATCTGCGCAAGGTTCCTCATCAATGATCAGGAGAAGACAGCATGCTCAGCATTCATGGCGTACACCTGTCCTTTTCAACCGCCTCTGCCGACGGTGTCGATGCTGCCGGAACATCTTTTATCCCGGTCGTCATACACATTCCGGTATAATAGGGTTTGGCGTAGAATTACGTTGAGGTCCACAGCTGTAAAAGATACCCCATGGGAAACTTAATTTCGGAACGGTTTTTTGCCAAACGCTATTATCCCGATACATGTTAACGCTTGCCTCATGACCGTTGGCCCCAGACGATATACACCGGATCCGAGCGCAGCATATCCGGATAGTATTTGTCATTGTGCGGACGCGGCAGACCGCGCATGCTGTACGTCTGTAAATTGGTAAATCCTTCCGTACAACTGAACAGCTCCAGCACCATGCCCATACGCTCGAATTCATGGATTTCCTTCCAAACCTTCACGGCTTTTGGCTCAAACCATCTGTTGCTGAAGGCAACCAGGAAATACCCCCCGGGCCGCAGTACGCGCAATACTTCCTCGAAAACCGCCATTGGATCCACCAGATATTCGATGG from Deltaproteobacteria bacterium includes:
- a CDS encoding SDR family oxidoreductase; the encoded protein is MDKSIVLVTGATGYVGGRLIQALLDAGYHVRAMARNVGKMNARPWANHPRLEVVQADIFDPDSLTLAVAGCRWAFYLIHSMIARKSRYVKADREAAHNMVKAASGTGLERIIYLGGLSAGNRTPLSQHLQSRTEVARILQSGPVPTTVLRAPMILGSGSASFEILRYLVERLPAMTTPRWVRSLNQPIAIRNVIEYLVGCLQHDETKGQTFDIGGPDVITYRELLDIYAQEAGLPKRLIIPLPVLTPTLSALWIHLVSPVPKSIALPLTQGLTSDAVCSDDRIRSIIPQRLLSSREAIRLALDRIQQERVDTCWMDAGHVPAPEWAHCGDAEWAGGTIMRCGYRVRLKATARDVWKAVSRIGGKNGWYFADFLWRLRGFMDRLVGGVGLRRGRRHPTEIGVGDVLDFWRVLDVNPPHKLVLTAEMKTPGEALLEFEIIPSSNGEVEFRMLSRFLPKGLSGILYWYALYPFHEWIFYGMLKSIAKTIGKPITAGPERYFAKRHK
- a CDS encoding lipocalin family protein, producing MVATFLLLLGCQSTKPIYTVNHVDLERFMGDWYVVASIPTFIETDAYNAIESYQLNADGTIATTFTFNKGGFDGKLKTYTPKGFVVENTGNAVWQMQFIWPFKAEYRVVYLSDDYGQTVIGRSKRDYVWIMARTPSIPQDDYDRILTFLKNEGYALDNLRKVPHQ